The Lutibacter sp. A64 genome segment TAAGGTTTAAAATGTTAGCTAGCTAACACTAAGCCGTTTTTTTTAAAAAAAGTAGTTGTTTTCCTTTAAAATCTATCACGCCTTCTTCTTTTAACTCATTCATTAATAAGTTTAATGTAGGTCTTGAAGTTCCTAATAAGTTAGCAATATCCTTTTGGGTATACGGATGTTCAGCTTTCATTTTCCCTGTTTTTTCACAGCAAATTCCATAATCTTCACACAGTTCATCTAAGAAATCTAACAACCTAGTTTTAGCATCTTTAAACAATAACAATTGCAAACGACGTTCTAATTTTTGTATTCTAAAACTAATGAATTTATAAATTTTTAATGTAAACGTTTGATTGTCTTTCATTAAATCGTGTAGTGTATCAACACCTATAGGACAAATAGTTGTTTTATTATCAATAGATTGCGCAAACTCATTGCGTTTATCTTCACCTAAAATAGCCTTTTCACCAAATAGTTCGCCTTTGCATAAAATTGCTTTTACAACTTCGTTCCCGTCTTTAGTATAATAACCTAGCTTTACCTTTCCTTTATCAATTAAATAGACGGTTGAAGAAGCATCTTCTTCAAAATAGATATAGTCATTCTTAGGATAACCGTTAAAATTATGAGCATCTTTATAATCAGCATATTTATGTGGACATAAAATTTTGAAAAGGTTTACGTTTTCTAAGAACCAAAGTTTACTCATAACTACAATTTAAAAGTTTAATAAATTGTCGAGATTTAAATTGAAAACTTACAAAAAGCCTTAAAATAGTAGGGTTTCAGCTATTTACAAGTGATATTTTCAACTATTGTTCAATATTTAAAATATGTAGTGCTACCAATTCTGAATGATTAAATACAGGATTTATTTCAATAGGATTGCAGCAAATTTCGCAATCTTCAATATAAGTTTGGTTGCTTACTGAAGTATCAAATAACATAGAAATTTCTTTCCAACAATACGGACATTGAAAAAAGTGTTCTTTCATACAAATAAATTTTATTTAAATAATAAAACCAATGCTCCAATAGCCGTAACTATTATAATAAATTTACGGTAAGCATCATTATTAATTAATTTTACTAATTTAATTCCCAAGAAAAAACCAATAAGTATTGCCGGTATTAATACTACATTTATGGTTAAAGTTTCAACAGAAATTGTTTTCCAAACAAAGATATGAAAGGGTAATTTAAATATATTAATTATAAAAAATAGCCAAGCTGCTGTACCAATAAATTCATTTTTTGGAAAACGCATTGCTAAAAAATAAATATTTGAAAATGCTCCGGCTAAATTACCTATCATAGATGTAAATCCGGATAAAAGTCCCATAGTGTTAGAAAAAATACGGGTATTTGGAACCGCTGTAGATTTACGCTTTTCCATAATAATCATAAAAATTACAATCCCCAATATTAAAATTGCCATAATGCGTTTAAATACTTCGTCTGAAATATCATTACCAAACCACACGCCTATTAACACACCTATAACCATTGTTGGCATTAATTTGACCAAGTAGTTCCATTGGGTATATTTGTTGTAATAGATAACAGCCATAAAATCTGCAAATAACATCATTGGAATTAATGCTCCTGTAGAAGATTTTCCTCCAAAAACAATAGCCATTAAGGTTACAATTACAACTCCAACACCTTTAATTCCAGCTTTACTAGTTCCTAATAAAAATGCTGCTAAAAATGAAAAAAACCAACTAACTGGTGTTAATTGGTGTGCGTTTATTAATTCTAGTATGTTTTCCACAAATCTTATTCTTCAAATAAATACGACTGCTTAAAAAGTTCTAAAAATAGATTACTTTTTAGACAGTCGCTTTAAATATAATTATTATTAGTTTCCAGCTTCTTTTTCTGCGTCAGCTTTCATTTTATCATTAGGTATAATTCCAATGTTTACCCTTCTGTTTTTAGAACGACCTTCTTCTGTAGTATTATCAGCTATTGGTTGTTCTTCTCCAAACCATTTTGTTGTAAATCTTGAAGCACTTAAACCTTTATTAGTGAAAAAATTTGTTACAGCATAAGCTCTATTTTTAGAAAGCGTCATATTATAAGCATCTGCACCAGTACTATCTGTATGTCCTACAACTAATACATTTGTATCTGGATATTCCACTAAAATACCAGCTAATTTATTTAATAAAGTTTCTGAATCATTATTGATATTGTATTTATTAGTATCAAAATAAACACCACTATTTTCATCAAAAGTAACTACAATTCCATCATCTACACGTTCTACCACTGCTCCAGGAATTTCTTCTTCTATTTGTTGGGCTTGTTTATCCATTTTTTTACCGATAAGTACACCAGCACCACCACCTACTACTCCACCAATAACGGCTCCTAATTCAGCACCATCACCTTTTGTTCCTACATTATTACCAATAATAGCACCTAAAAGAGCACCACCAGCAGCACCAATTGCACCACCTTTTTGAGTATTACTTGCGTTTTTTGTAGCCTCACAACTACTAATGTTTAATGCTAGTAGTACGGCTAATATTCCAAATCCTATTTTTTTAAATATTGTTGTCATTATTCGTTATTTTTTATAAAATTCATATAAATATTAAAAGGTTTACCTTCTAATAAAACTGTTTGTTCCCATTGCATATTTGTATCAGACAATTGTGTTAAATTTAATCTAAAACCTTTATTATCTACAGATTTGTTTTTAGCATCTGTTGGTTTTAATAAAAAATTATACAATCCTGTTTCTTCATCAACTTCTTGTATTGTAAACACAAAATTACGGTCACCTATTACACAGTCTCCATTGTTAATTGTATAAATACCTGTATTGTTATTTGGTATAAATCTCCACGAGCTTCCTTCAAAACATTCTGTTGGTGCATCATTTAATAAAGTAACATTAAATGTACCAGATTCGCTATAAGAAATATCGTTTAAAGTCCAATAGCCTTTAATTACTTTTTTTGATTGAATAACTGTTTTTGATGTACCACAAGATAAAATTGTGCACGCAAAAAGAGTTAGCATTAATAGTTTTTTCATTTTTTTAGCATTTAATTATTTTTAAATAAAATTGTTTTTTTAATATATGAATATTAAAGTTCAAAAGTATAAAAAAAAGAATGATTGGCTATAAATATTTTTAGTGTTTTATATAGTTAATTATTTTATTGAAAATGTATATTTACGCTATGAAAGTTGAAGTTCTTTTTGAAGATAATTATTTAGTAATTGTAAATAAGCCCAACAATGTTTTAGTGCATAATTCTTATTATGCCAGAAATATAAAAGATGCCA includes the following:
- a CDS encoding Crp/Fnr family transcriptional regulator, with the protein product MSKLWFLENVNLFKILCPHKYADYKDAHNFNGYPKNDYIYFEEDASSTVYLIDKGKVKLGYYTKDGNEVVKAILCKGELFGEKAILGEDKRNEFAQSIDNKTTICPIGVDTLHDLMKDNQTFTLKIYKFISFRIQKLERRLQLLLFKDAKTRLLDFLDELCEDYGICCEKTGKMKAEHPYTQKDIANLLGTSRPTLNLLMNELKEEGVIDFKGKQLLFLKKTA
- a CDS encoding CPXCG motif-containing cysteine-rich protein — its product is MKEHFFQCPYCWKEISMLFDTSVSNQTYIEDCEICCNPIEINPVFNHSELVALHILNIEQ
- a CDS encoding sulfite exporter TauE/SafE family protein — translated: MENILELINAHQLTPVSWFFSFLAAFLLGTSKAGIKGVGVVIVTLMAIVFGGKSSTGALIPMMLFADFMAVIYYNKYTQWNYLVKLMPTMVIGVLIGVWFGNDISDEVFKRIMAILILGIVIFMIIMEKRKSTAVPNTRIFSNTMGLLSGFTSMIGNLAGAFSNIYFLAMRFPKNEFIGTAAWLFFIINIFKLPFHIFVWKTISVETLTINVVLIPAILIGFFLGIKLVKLINNDAYRKFIIIVTAIGALVLLFK
- a CDS encoding OmpA family protein, which gives rise to MTTIFKKIGFGILAVLLALNISSCEATKNASNTQKGGAIGAAGGALLGAIIGNNVGTKGDGAELGAVIGGVVGGGAGVLIGKKMDKQAQQIEEEIPGAVVERVDDGIVVTFDENSGVYFDTNKYNINNDSETLLNKLAGILVEYPDTNVLVVGHTDSTGADAYNMTLSKNRAYAVTNFFTNKGLSASRFTTKWFGEEQPIADNTTEEGRSKNRRVNIGIIPNDKMKADAEKEAGN
- a CDS encoding lipocalin family protein; translation: MKKLLMLTLFACTILSCGTSKTVIQSKKVIKGYWTLNDISYSESGTFNVTLLNDAPTECFEGSSWRFIPNNNTGIYTINNGDCVIGDRNFVFTIQEVDEETGLYNFLLKPTDAKNKSVDNKGFRLNLTQLSDTNMQWEQTVLLEGKPFNIYMNFIKNNE